A window of Mucilaginibacter paludis DSM 18603 contains these coding sequences:
- a CDS encoding YpdA family putative bacillithiol disulfide reductase — MLDIFIIGAGPIGLACGLAAQKAGLSFVIVDKGCLVNSLYNYPATMTFFSTSEKLEIGNIPFVSNNVKPTRAEALEYYRRVTTSNHLPVQLFEEVKGMAHGADGYTINTSKATYQARYIIIATGFYDVAVDLNVPGEQLPKVKHYYKDPHYYALQKVLVVGASNSSVDVALETYRKGAEVTMVVRDNEISSRVKYWVRPDIINRIKEGTIKAYFNSSVVAIREYEVDIQTPDGIVTIPNDFVMAMTGYKPNFTFLKRLGIQLSADEKLLPQYNPLTMETTNLPGVYLAGVVCGGMDTHLWFIENSRIHAEMIIADMLKKENVEVQI; from the coding sequence ATGCTTGATATTTTCATCATAGGTGCCGGTCCGATTGGTTTAGCCTGCGGACTGGCAGCTCAAAAAGCCGGGCTGTCCTTTGTTATTGTTGATAAAGGTTGCCTGGTTAATTCGCTGTATAATTATCCGGCAACGATGACTTTTTTTTCCACTTCCGAGAAGCTGGAGATAGGCAACATCCCATTTGTATCAAACAATGTAAAGCCCACCCGGGCCGAGGCGCTGGAGTACTACCGCCGGGTAACAACTTCTAATCATTTACCGGTACAACTGTTTGAGGAGGTAAAAGGCATGGCGCACGGAGCCGATGGCTATACCATTAACACGTCTAAGGCAACCTACCAGGCCAGGTATATTATTATAGCTACCGGGTTTTATGATGTGGCTGTTGATTTGAATGTGCCGGGCGAGCAATTGCCTAAAGTAAAACACTACTATAAAGACCCGCATTACTATGCCCTGCAAAAGGTGCTGGTGGTGGGTGCCAGCAATTCGTCGGTTGATGTGGCGCTGGAAACTTACCGTAAAGGCGCCGAAGTAACTATGGTAGTTAGGGATAACGAAATTAGCAGCCGGGTTAAATATTGGGTGAGGCCCGATATTATTAACCGGATTAAAGAGGGCACCATAAAGGCTTATTTTAATTCGTCGGTAGTCGCTATCCGGGAGTACGAGGTGGATATTCAAACACCAGATGGAATAGTTACCATTCCGAACGATTTTGTAATGGCCATGACCGGCTATAAACCCAACTTTACTTTTCTAAAGCGGCTGGGCATTCAGCTTTCGGCTGATGAAAAATTGCTGCCCCAATATAACCCGCTCACGATGGAAACCACTAACCTGCCGGGCGTTTACCTGGCTGGTGTAGTTTGCGGCGGTATGGATACACATTTGTGGTTTATTGAAAATTCGCGCATCCATGCCGAAATGATTATTGCCGATATGCTGAAAAAAGAGAACGTTGAAGTGCAGATTTAA
- a CDS encoding YXWGXW repeat-containing protein, whose translation MKTISKFLMVFTILITTAIASNAQVRVFVRTRPVEPVIVRPVAPYRGAIWIPGEWRWEGRRYVYVHPHYVHERRGHVWMPGHWDNVRGGSVWVSGHWR comes from the coding sequence ATGAAAACGATAAGCAAATTTCTGATGGTATTCACCATTCTGATAACAACAGCAATAGCAAGTAATGCGCAGGTAAGGGTTTTTGTACGCACTAGGCCGGTAGAGCCTGTAATTGTAAGGCCGGTTGCTCCGTACCGGGGTGCCATATGGATTCCGGGTGAATGGCGATGGGAAGGCCGCCGTTACGTATATGTGCACCCACATTATGTACACGAAAGAAGGGGGCATGTTTGGATGCCCGGCCACTGGGATAATGTACGCGGTGGATCTGTTTGGGTGAGCGGCCACTGGAGATAA